The Candidatus Obscuribacterales bacterium genome has a segment encoding these proteins:
- the dusB gene encoding tRNA dihydrouridine synthase DusB, whose product MESRTIEDNRVVLSPALRTRLASPLHIGQVVVHSRVLQSPLSGVTDLVFRQLVRRYAPDSMMYTEMVHASGLTHARQLPKVMDVDPQERPVSIQLFDCRPDFLAEAARMAAAEGADTIDLNMGCPVNKITKNGGGSSLLRQPEVAEAIVQAVVQAVDIPVTVKTRIGWDEDHINAVEFAQRMEQAGAQMLTLHGRTRAQGYHGPARWDWIAQVKQAIAIPVIANGDVVSVESAVRCLDETGADGVMCSRGTLGYPFLVGEIDHFLKTGHHRPPPSIVEQLRCAQEHLRLLAAYKGDRGIYQSRKHMTWYVKGFSGAADLRQRLCQIETVEQGIALLDEAIALVTETLPIPV is encoded by the coding sequence ATGGAGAGCAGGACAATCGAAGACAATCGGGTGGTGCTATCACCAGCCCTGCGGACCCGCCTGGCATCTCCCCTACACATCGGCCAGGTCGTCGTCCACAGCCGGGTGTTGCAATCGCCCCTATCCGGCGTCACCGACTTGGTGTTTCGGCAGTTGGTGCGGCGCTATGCTCCCGACTCCATGATGTACACGGAGATGGTTCATGCCTCCGGGCTCACCCATGCCCGCCAGTTGCCCAAGGTGATGGATGTGGATCCCCAGGAGCGGCCTGTCAGCATTCAGCTATTTGACTGCCGTCCAGATTTTTTGGCAGAAGCTGCCCGCATGGCCGCCGCTGAAGGAGCCGATACCATTGATTTAAATATGGGCTGCCCGGTGAACAAAATTACCAAAAATGGTGGTGGATCATCCCTGCTGCGCCAGCCGGAGGTAGCCGAGGCCATTGTGCAGGCGGTGGTGCAGGCAGTTGACATTCCCGTCACGGTGAAAACTCGCATCGGCTGGGATGAAGACCATATCAATGCCGTAGAGTTTGCCCAGCGGATGGAGCAGGCCGGCGCACAGATGCTGACGCTCCACGGCCGCACCCGTGCCCAGGGCTATCACGGCCCTGCCCGCTGGGATTGGATTGCCCAGGTTAAGCAAGCGATCGCTATTCCAGTGATTGCCAACGGCGATGTGGTGTCTGTGGAATCGGCAGTACGTTGTTTAGACGAAACGGGGGCAGATGGGGTGATGTGTTCCCGAGGCACCCTCGGCTATCCCTTTCTCGTTGGTGAAATCGACCATTTCCTTAAAACCGGCCACCACCGCCCCCCGCCGTCCATCGTCGAACAATTGCGCTGTGCCCAAGAGCATCTCCGCCTGCTGGCTGCCTACAAGGGCGATCGCGGTATTTACCAATCTCGGAAGCACATGACCTGGTACGTCAAGGGGTTTAGTGGCGCGGCAGATCTGCGGCAACGCCTCTGCCAGATCGAAACTGTAGAACAAGGGATCGCGCTGTTGGATGAAGCGATCGCCCTGGTGACCGAGACATTGCCTATTCCCGTCTAG
- the trxA gene encoding thioredoxin codes for MAGVTVITDAEFETQVLSASKLVLVYFWASWCGPCRLMSPIMNGIAETYGDRLSVVKMEVDPNPEAVAACGVEGVPALVLFRDGQQLDATEGALPRQKLEEFLANHLSSAA; via the coding sequence ATGGCTGGCGTAACTGTTATTACCGATGCAGAGTTTGAGACCCAGGTTTTGAGTGCCTCCAAACTCGTCCTAGTCTACTTCTGGGCTAGTTGGTGTGGCCCTTGTCGTCTGATGTCACCGATCATGAATGGCATCGCAGAGACCTATGGCGATCGCCTCTCCGTTGTCAAAATGGAAGTGGATCCCAACCCCGAAGCCGTCGCCGCCTGTGGCGTGGAGGGTGTGCCAGCGCTGGTGCTGTTCCGGGACGGGCAGCAGCTCGATGCCACCGAGGGGGCCTTGCCTCGCCAAAAGCTGGAGGAGTTTTTAGCCAACCACCTCTCCTCAGCAGCTTAA